GAGATTATAACcgtttataaacatatattgtatttatattcTTTGAAAACTTCACTATTAAAAGACaaaatttaagtataaaatattggTGGTAATAAAGTAACTATGATAGGTAGTTTAAGTTGTTCCACCTCCACTAAATTAACAATCTGAATTCAGTTCATTTAGTTCGGTTTAGACCGGCTCAATCATTTCCTGCTTACCTCCCTAAAATCTTGTATTACAGGCATATTTTCACtcatacatttttaaataattttttttgcttttcttttattaaaagttaGTGAAAAAAAGTAGTAGTAAATACTAAAATAGCATAAATGGACCCCACTCAATAAATTaacctttatttaaaaaaaaagattgtcTTCAAAGAAGAAACTTGGACCAATTATCTTGTATTAGCAtagtttgatataaaaatactaatagtTGAAGTACCAATTAACCAAAACAACAtgatttcaaaaaaatcaatttagatttaaataaattaaacttatatcaaattaaataattaaatgttgtCATTTCGTTTGGATTGATGGTTTTGTATTTTTCCTTTTAATCGAGAAAAATGAAATGTGGACTATTTTTTGCAAATGGTAGGAGAAGAATCATAGTCTCATTGCAATTATAGAGTTACTATATTTGTTTAGTgatgatgaaaaatataatattggtAAACAAGAAATCATTGgcttatttatattaataaatgcaACGTTACACATTTATTCGGGCtaacaaaaaattcaaaatctcaaataattacCTATATCTTGAAGCCTTTCATGGAAGATTGATTTGAAAGCTTCaatcttatgtttattaaaaactatCCCGATCTCAATCCCACCTTCTTCATCTCTAGCATCACAAAGAGAGAAAGCTCCAGCCTTGTCAATGGAGACCATCTCCACCTTCGCCGGCCGGCCCCATCCAAAATCTGCTCCAAACAACTCAAACCAAGGCGACCCACCAATGCCATACGTTTTCTGACCGGCAAAGGTTGAAGCTGCTTCCGATAACCAGTTCTCTGCCCCCTTCACAACTCCTTGAGGCAAGCTTCCAACCGCCTCTTTAATAGCCGCCGCCGCAGTCACCAACCCATCTCCCCCTTCCAAAGATACAACCTTTGTCTTTGCTGCCCGAAGCGCTACGCAGTTTCCAATGTAATTGCTCGGAATCGGAGGCTCCAATCGTGCTCGACAATCCATGTTTATTATGAGAAAAACATTCTCATTTGTAATATCCCCCTCCTCTGCTTTAACCAGACAAGTCCATATATACGAACAAACCGCCGTGAAACTTGAAACATGGCCGCTTATTTTGCTCTTTATTTGACCTATCTGTTGTCGACTTAGTCGGAATGTTCCTCGGAGTAATCCTGGATCCGGTTTCATTTCCATTAGATGGAAGGTTCCTTCCGGGGGCATTTTCTTCCATTTATCAGTGAAAATCGTGCAAATATCTAAAGGGTCGTTGATCAAGGATCTTTCTAGAACCGGCGTCAATTCCGGCGGAAGGGATCCAACGTGGCAAACATTGGCCCATGACTTGATAAACATGGCGGCGCTCTTGCCGTCGAGGGCGGCGTGGTGGGCGGTGTATCCGATGGAGAATCCAGAACCAGGGAAGAGAGTCACTTGTAGAGAAATTACCGTTGcctgatattattattatttgttttgggtcaattaatttaaaattaatcttaaataattctatttttagaTAAAGATTTACCTGATTCTGGGAAACATGGAAATCCGACGACAATAGAGAATGCATGTCTTTGGCTTCCTTAATATCGTCGGTGGAGAGAGAATGAAAGTCGGCGGCGGACTCTGCTACAGTGAGATGTATCCCGTCATCGTCGGTAGCGAAACGGATAGCCGGCTTACCGGTGAGGGGGTGCCACGTAAGATTTCCGGCGAGTGGGGGATAGTATTGAAGGGTGAGTGACAGAGCATGTTTGAGCTTGGGGAGAATGTCGTCTGAGAAAACAGACAAGGATAAGTCCTTTATTTCGTTGAAAAAGAGAAATTGGATGGGTGGGAATCTAAGCCATAGTGCATCAAAGAAGGTGAGAGGAAGGTAATCGCCGGAGATAGTCGCCGTCGGCGATGTACTTGGTGCCGGAGCTACCTTGAATACCTCTATCACTTTCACCACGTCCAAGGCCATGGATATAACAGAGATCtgatcaatataaataaaaggtaAGAATAATGTACCGGAAATAAatgaaattctaaaaacttgtaaCAAAACACTTAACCTAAAGAACCGCAGCACAAGTgtatataattctttaaactacATTTTACATATATGtcaactaaatatatttttttatctaaaataataaataataaaatattttaaaataatgattttattttaaaatttaaaattgtaatatatatatatatatatatataatttacatataattattcaaataaataataatttataataaaatatttttaaacaaaaacttattttattttttataaaaaaaataaaacttcaaatatatataattaattatatatactcatttatttataattatatataaaaaataaaattattaattttattaaaaaaatattttatagagtAAGAACTTTTTTATTTCCTATCCACAATGGCCTTAGACCATTTCAAACCAAAAAATTCTttcttaaacttaaaataaactaatagtCACATAAAATTACATCAAACTATAATTTATCTctaatccaaaataaaaaaatttctcaaaatattcttcttttatatcaatttctaaaaaaaattcaataatataaatatatatatataaggttcTGAAAACCGTTCCGATCATCGACCCGGTTTTTTAGCAAACTTAGTTCGACCGGTTCAACCGGTTAAACTATATTAAACTACTGGTTGAACcggattttaattatttttaaaatataaataaatttaaatatattaatatgtaaattatatatataatcaattatatatatatataattattaaatatatattaattaaaatattaaactaaatattaatatatgataaatatattaatatgtaaattgtatatataatcaattatatatatataataattaaatatataataattaaaatattaaattaaatattaatataggataaatatcatattagattataaattatgtataagtaaagaagaaaaaaaagtaaaactctaAAAGGAAAGGAATTGACAGCTGCCTGCCACTACAAATGGaggtaaaaaaaaactttctctATTGACAACTACAACATACTTCGTTTTCAAGATTTTTTTCGCCCAACGATTTTTTCTCCTTGCAGATCTCCGATTTggttttttatttctctttacaCATAATCTTGCTCGCGGTCTAAGAGATTGGAGCAGAGAAGAAAACAATCCgactgaaaaagaagaagaaaaaggagaAGAAAACCATCAGactaaaaaagaagaagaaaatagaaAGAATACATCATCATCATGTACCTTACGAACTGGAAATTTCCGGTTTGGTTTTCCGGTAGGATCGGCCGGTTGGACCAATTTTTGAACGTTTCGTAAGGTTACCGTTTTAAAGTTAATAACCGGACCATCCACTAAATCGTTTCGCGGTCGAACCGGTTGAACCGCGGTCGGACCGCGGTccgaccgcgtattttaaaacatattatatatatataactttataaattgacttcaaattattataaattcataaataaaaaaaagtattaataagaaaatacagaataaaaacaaaaacttaaacgtataaataaattatataaaaggttaaatatataaaattaacctATGTTATTAGTTTGAggactaatatatatttgtaaaatatattttccatcttcatcttcatgaGCTCCTTCCACAGTTTGGTCACATTCGCACCTTACCTTTTTATAAGATCACTAAACTTTGTGTGGAGCCTTGTGCATAACCATTTATCGAACAACTCAATTCGTTTTGAGGCAGCAAGCTCCACCTCCCCAAGAATAATGTCGATCATCTAATTTACTTCAGACGAAAGTTCAGAAATGTAGTCAACTTTTTCATTTCCCTTCCCTACAACTTCGATAGGTTTGGGGTTAGAAATAGCTGGCTATCTGAAAGCAATGCCCTGAGCCGCTCAGACTGCTCTTGGAAATAGCGAATGGAGAGATATTTTTAGGGAAAGCATCTTTCAGAGTAGTTGTAGTAGGGCCAACAGCCGTCTGAACAACAATGCCTTCAATTATATCAGCTTTAGACGCAGGCACAACCACCTGCTCTTTTGCATGAGTGGCAAACTACTCCTTGGCCGGAGATGAGGCCGTCTAAACAGATACTGGAACACCAATTTGACCAGTAGCTTCAGACGTCACTAGTGCGACAGGGGAGACATCACCGTCTTCCCCTATCTCTTCTCAACAAGAATTCCAACTAACTTAGTAGTTGGCTCAACAATAGGTTCCACCACGGGAACAACAATGGGCTCTATGTAGGGGTGTTCATTGGTTcagttttcgggttattcgagttcctcgattcagtttattcgaatttttatttttttagccaattcgaaaactgaactgaattcgaataaatttta
This is a stretch of genomic DNA from Impatiens glandulifera chromosome 4, dImpGla2.1, whole genome shotgun sequence. It encodes these proteins:
- the LOC124934725 gene encoding phenolic glucoside malonyltransferase 1-like, giving the protein MALDVVKVIEVFKVAPAPSTSPTATISGDYLPLTFFDALWLRFPPIQFLFFNEIKDLSLSVFSDDILPKLKHALSLTLQYYPPLAGNLTWHPLTGKPAIRFATDDDGIHLTVAESAADFHSLSTDDIKEAKDMHSLLSSDFHVSQNQATVISLQVTLFPGSGFSIGYTAHHAALDGKSAAMFIKSWANVCHVGSLPPELTPVLERSLINDPLDICTIFTDKWKKMPPEGTFHLMEMKPDPGLLRGTFRLSRQQIGQIKSKISGHVSSFTAVCSYIWTCLVKAEEGDITNENVFLIINMDCRARLEPPIPSNYIGNCVALRAAKTKVVSLEGGDGLVTAAAAIKEAVGSLPQGVVKGAENWLSEAASTFAGQKTYGIGGSPWFELFGADFGWGRPAKVEMVSIDKAGAFSLCDARDEEGGIEIGIVFNKHKIEAFKSIFHERLQDIGNYLRF